A region from the Colius striatus isolate bColStr4 chromosome 12, bColStr4.1.hap1, whole genome shotgun sequence genome encodes:
- the IRS1 gene encoding insulin receptor substrate 1, with translation MASPTDSSEGFFSDVRKVGYLRKPKSMHKRFFVLRAASESGPARLEYYENEKKWRHKSGAPKRSIPLENCFNINKRADSKNKHLVALYTKDEHFAIAADSEPEQESWYQALLQLHNRAKGHHHLHHHHHHHHSDVTFGGSSSGLGEAGEDSYGEVAPGPAFKEVWQVILKPKGLGQTKNLIGIYRLCLTNKTISFVKLNSDAAAVVLQLLNIRRCGHSENFFFIEVGRSAVTGPGEFWMQVDDSVVAQNMHETILEAMRAMSEEFRPRSKSQSSSNCSNPISVPLRSRHHVNNPPPSQVGLSRRSRTESVTATSPAGGGGGGTSGKPSSFRVRASSDGEGTMSRPASVDGSPVSPSANRTHSHRHRGNSRLHPPLNHSRSIPMPSSRCSPSATSPVSLSSSSTSGHGSTSECLFPRRSSASVSGSPSDGGFISSDEYGSSPCDFRSSFRSVTPDSLGHTPPARGDEELNYICMGGKATSSCCSLAAPNGHFIPRACHPQQQPRYPSTLCCPRGGSEEVADLEKAFRKRTHSAGTSPTISHQKTPSQSSVASIEEYTEMLPSYPCGGSRLPSYRHSAFVPTHSYPEECLEMHHVDSGHHRTNSAPHTDDGYMPMSPGVAPVPSGGGPPKGGDYMPMSPKSVSAPQQIINPGRGGRHPPATVDSNGYMMMSPSGSYSPDSGSAGYGKIWTNGTSHHPKLSVESNEGKLPCSGSDYINMSPASGSTTSTPPDCYFGGVGQPGVEEAANAAHHKLIYSYFSLPRSFKHVHRRGGSGPAVAREDSSPQPRVALGSSRLLYAAEDSSSSTSSDSLGGGGGGTEGGPPPQAQPPRKVDTAVQTRGRLARPTRLSLGGPKASTLPRAREQPPLLLPPEPKSPGEYVNIEFVAGEKPAFPSAALGLDLPPPAGNESAEEYMNMELGPSRPPCPAGFAAARAAPATRPGRGAAPGGRDYVTMQLGGAAAAGGSCSDCADSPSPCSSALLLSYADMRAGRSAAEKPPPVATTASPELPRPPAELSAAPPRSSSLLGGPGAGSAFTRVSLSPGRNQSAKVIRADPQGGRRRHSSETFSSTPSAARGAAGGGGLGTPFPCGGAGGAEEVKRHSSASFENVWLRPAAGEAAGAPAARREPGTAPVTENGLNYIDLDLVKDFSHRRHHHHHHPAAEGAALPGGKQQPPPPKPPGQPRGTAHAGDDLSAYASISFQKREEM, from the coding sequence ATGGCTAGCCCCACAGATAGTAGTGAGGGCTTCTTCTCAGATGTCAGAAAGGTGGGTTACTTGCGCAAACCCAAGAGCATGCATAAACGCTTTTTCgtgctgagggcagccagcgaGTCTGGACCCGCCCGGCTGGAGTATTACGAGAATGAGAAGAAATGGAGACACAAGTCAGGGGCCCCCAAGCGCTCCATCCCGCTGGAAAACTGCTTCAACATCAACAAACGGGCTGACTCCAAGAACAAGCACCTGGTGGCCCTCTATACCAAGGACGAGCACTTTGCCATTGCAGCTGACAGCGAGCCTGAACAGGAGAGCTGGTACCAAGCGCTGTTACAGTTGCACAACAGGGCCAAGGGCCACCACCACCTCCatcaccatcaccaccaccatcacAGTGATGTCACCTTTGGAGGCAGCAGCTCGGGATTGGGGGAGGCAGGTGAAGACAGCTATGGTGAGGTAGCCCCTGGCCCAGCTTTTAAGGAAGTTTGGCAAGTAATTCTGAAGCCTAAGGGCCTAGGCCAGACAAAGAACCTGATTGGCATCTACCGCCTGTGCCTGACTAACAAGACCATCAGCTTTGTGAAGCTGAATTCAGATGCGGCTGCtgtggtgctgcagctgctcaataTCCGTCGCTGTGGTCACTCTGAGaacttcttcttcattgaggtGGGGCGCTCAGCTGTCACTGGGCCTGGTGAGTTCTGGATGCAAGTGGATGACTCGGTGGTGGCACAGAACATGCATGAAACCATCCTGGAGGCCATGCGAGCCATGAGCGAGGAATTCCGGCCCCGCAGCAAGAGCCAGTCCTCCTCAAACTGTTCCAACCCCATCTCTGTGCCCCTTCGCAGCAGGCACCACGTCAACAACCCTCCACCCAGCCAAGTGGGGCTCAGTCGCCGGTCTAGGACTGAGAGCGTCACGGCCACCTCTCCTGCTGGTGGCGGTGGTGGAGGTACAAGTGGCAAACCCAGCTCTTTCCGGGTTCGAGCGTCAAGTGATGGGGAAGGCACAATGTCAAGGCCTGCCTCTGTGGATGGTAGCCCAGTTAGTCCCAGTGCCAATCGGACCCATTCGCATAGACACCGTGGCAACTCCAGGCTCCATCCTCCACTCAACCACAGCCGGTCCATCCCAATGCCTTCCTCACGCTGCTCTCCCTCAGCCACCAGTCCAGTCAGCCTGTCATCTAGCAGCACTAGTGGCCACGGCTCCACCTCAGAGTGCCTGTTTCCACGAAGGTCTAGCGCTTCAGTTTCCGGCTCCCCTAGTGATGGTGGATTTATTTCTTCTGATGAGTATGGTTCCAGCCCATGTGACTTTCGCAGCTCTTTTCGCAGTGTGACCCCAGATTCATTGGGGCACACCCCACCAGCTCGGGGCGATGAAGAGCTCAACTACATCTGCATGGGGGGGAAGgccacctcctcctgctgcagcctggcagcccCCAATGGCCACTTCATCCCACGCGCCTGCCAcccgcagcagcagccccgCTACCCTAGTACGCTGTGCTGTCCTCGAGGTGGTAGCGAGGAGGTTGCTGACTTGGAGAAGGCATTCAGAAAGCGGACTCACTCTGCAGGCACTTCGCCCACCATCTCCCACCAGAAGACGCCCTCACAGTCTTCAGTGGCCTCCATTGAGGAGTACACCGAGATGCTGCCTTCTTATCCCTGTGGCGGCAGCCGGCTGCCCTCCTACCGGCACTCAGCTTTTGTGCCCACTCACTCCTACCCAGAGGAGTGTCTGGAGATGCACCACGTGGACAGTGGCCATCATCGGACCAACTCTGCTCCACACACAGATGACGGCTACATGCCCATGTCACCTGGCGTAGCCCCTGTGCCCAGTGGTGGAGGGCCTCCCAAGGGTGGTGACTACATGCCCATGAGTCCTAAGAGTGTGTCAGCCCCGCAGCAGATCATCAACCCTGGCAGGGGGGGCCGCCACCCTCCAGCCACAGTGGACTCCAACGGCTACATGATGATGTCCCCCAGTGGCAGCTATTCCCCTGACAGTGGCTCTGCAGGGTATGGCAAGATCTGGACGAATGGCACCAGCCACCACCCAAAACTCTCAGTGGAGAGCAATGAAGGGAAGCTCCCCTGCAGCGGCAGTGACTACATCAACATGTCCCCAGCCAGCGGCTCCACCACCAGCACCCCGCCTGACTGCTACTTCGGGGGCGTGGGTCAGCCAGGTGTTGAGGAGGCTGCGAACGCAGCCCACCATAAACTCATCTACTCCTACTTCTCGCTGCCACGCTCCTTCAAGCACGTGCACCGGCGGGGCGGCAGCGGACCAGCGGTTGCCAGGGAGgacagcagcccccagccccgcgtCGCTCTCGGGTCTAGCCGCCTCCTTTACGCCGCTGAGGACTCATCCTCCTCCACCAGCAGCGACAGCctgggcggcggcggcgggggcacCGAGGGCGGCCCCCCGCCGCAAGCGCAGCCGCCGCGCAAGGTGGACACGGCTGTGCAGACCAGGGGCCGCCTGGCGCGACCCACGCGCCTGTCGCTGGGCGGCCCCAAGGCCAGCACCCTGCCGCGGGCCCGCGAGCAGCCTCCGCTCCTCCTGCCCCCGGAGCCCAAGAGCCCCGGCGAGTACGTCAACATCGAGTTCGTTGCCGGCGAGAAGCCGGCCTTCCCTTCGGCCGCCCTGGGGCTGGACTTGCCGCCGCCGGCGGGTAACGAGAGTGCCGAGGAGTACATGAACATGGAGCTGGGGCCGTCACGTCCCCCCTGCCCCGCCGGCTTCGCCGCCGCGCGGGCGGCCCCCGCAACCCGGCCCGGCCGAGGCGCGGCCCCCGGCGGCCGGGACTACGTGACGATGCAGCTGgggggcgccgccgccgccgggggcTCCTGCTCGGACTGCGCCGACAGCCCTTCCCCCTGCTCGTCCGCCCTCCTGCTCAGCTACGCCGACATGCGGGCGGGCCGCTCCGCCGCCGAGAAGCCCCCGCCGGTGGCGACGACGGCATCCCCGGAGCTGCCGCGGCCGCCGGCCGAGCTGTCGGCTGCACCGCCGcgctcctcctccctgctcgGGGGCCCCGGCGCGGGCAGCGCCTTCACCCGCgtcagcctcagccctggccGCAACCAGAGCGCCAAGGTGATCCGCGCCGACCCGCAGGGCGGCCGCCGGCGGCACAGCTCCGAGACCTTCTCGTCCACGCCGAGTGCCGCCCGCGGCGCGGCAGGCGGCGGCGGGCTCGGGACGCCCTTCCCCtgcggcggcgcggggggcgCCGAGGAGGTGAAGCGCCACAGCTCGGCCTCCTTCGAGAACGTCTGGCTGCGGCCCGCCGCGGGGGAGGCGGCCggcgcccccgccgcccgccgggAGCCAGGGACCGCGCCCGTCACGGAGAACGGGCTCAACTACATCGACCTGGACTTGGTAAAGGACTTCAGTCACCGccgccaccaccaccaccaccaccccgCCGCCGAAGGCGCCGCGCTGCCGGGGGGcaagcagcagccgccgccgccgaaGCCCCCTGGCCAGCCTCGCGGGACCGCCCACGCCGGCGACGACTTAAGCGCATATGCCAGCATCAGCTTCCAGAAGCGGGAGGAGATGTAG